From Macrobrachium rosenbergii isolate ZJJX-2024 chromosome 17, ASM4041242v1, whole genome shotgun sequence, one genomic window encodes:
- the LOC136847704 gene encoding LOW QUALITY PROTEIN: serine protease filzig-like (The sequence of the model RefSeq protein was modified relative to this genomic sequence to represent the inferred CDS: deleted 2 bases in 1 codon) gives MRFVSIACLLLLAAATAFAIEEDWSWGIEGKEPSGSLSEPVLVEFAATEARSEGHPLASEGAFVDIAALPLAEESDSFVYESLPPEIVSGGKTFQSLPLQGEPYEGLSFSVAGEGEVVDGLVVAQEGDREGRFLGLGEKLCSYGIGINCDKKQSDPVKSHYAPPRVGQYGPPKPIGPKGTYAAAAPYPPPPPRYPNRNYQVGPPTKAPSSALDGLFSVLKPFMPDSKPKAPPKISKGDVLSPSYIAPNPNYAPLLPSYTPPIKPGYTAPAPSYISPPSVYSPPKPAYVPPKPSYHAPEPNYDVKPSYSSPKVSYVEPKPVYVEQVKTVTVHAQPTVVEQHHHTHTHVYNDKTVPANVYKSDPNGLLQSVHDSINQFDEYSVQRQDISDSFSLGESQNVLHVAQPSVNQVAVKQQVPSVNQVVVKQQIPTSFPSISPAVPTVIPATLVGGTNFQPGKIETGGFRPMPQELQTLFRQQLPAYREDCQCVPVNFCSAQDVVPRNAPGDIRNMIDARTRGTNILSNATDIENDGAVNVTGSLGFNEIKPQSSVRRGKALSGFDKTHQKLKMKLKSLLKKQQQMQLKTTEYLYDYEEDVTEAVTEAATEVPEILDEKSRSRRDVNATALDEEEQQEDEEEDSPAIYSDRQGRQLHGFTPNGAGCGANHVCCRRPVYRARQVPQYTCGQRSASGLLGRVKTAHFVQGDTEFGEYPWQGAVLKRENADNLYVCGATLIDDRHVLTAAHCVDGLHPSILNIRLGEWDVSGQTEFYKHVEMRASGVYIHPDFYAGNLNNDIAVIRMEHPVDFSTNPHITPVCLPEKFAEFTYQRCHATGWGKDAFGSDGKFSQVLKEIEVPIIDDQQCQQMLRNTRLGAAFTLHEGNFCAGGENGKDTCKGDGGGPLVCSTTGGMQLAGLVSWGIGCGSPGVPGVYVKVSNYVDWIKSITKF, from the exons ATGAGATTTGTCA gtatAGCTTGTTTGCTGTTGCTGGCGGCGGCGACGGCCTTCGCTATTGAGGAGGACTGGTCATGGGGAATAGAAGGAAAGGAACCCTCAGGTTCATTGTCAGAGCCAGTTCTCGTGGAATTCGCGGCTACCGAAGCCCGGTCCGAAGGACATCCTTTAGCAAGTGAAGGCGCCTTCGTCGACATAGCCGCTTTGCCTTTAGCAGAGGAGTCCGATTCCTTCGTTTACGAGTCTTTGCCTCCAGAGATTGTCAGTGGCGGAAAGACTTTCCAGTCCCTACCCCTACAGGGAGAACCATATGAGGGTCTCAGCTTCAGCGTCGCCGGGGAAGGTGAAGTGGTCGATGGTTTGGTCGTTGCTCAAGAAGGTGATCGCGAAGGAAGGTTCTTAGGTCTTGGCGAAAAGCTTTGCTCATACGGAATTGGAATCAAT TGCGACAAAAAACAATCAGATCCAGTAAAATCTCATTATGCTCCCCCCAGAGTCGGTCAGTATGGTCCACCAAAACCCATAGGACCCAAAGGCACTTACGCTGCTGCCGCCCCttatccaccccctcccccacgtTATCCCAACAGGAACTACCAAGTTGGACCACCCACTAAAGCTCCCTCCTCTGCCCTAGATGGactattttctgttttgaagcCTTTCATGCCAGATTCTAAGCCAAAGGCGCCACCCAAAATCTCAAAAGGTGACGTCCTGAGTCCATCTTACATAGCTCCCAACCCAAATTATGCTCCATTGTTGCCATCCTACACCCCACCCATTAAACCTGGCTACACTGCTCCAGCACCTTCTTACATTTCTCCACCATCAGTTTACTCACCACCAAAACCAGCATATGTCCCACCTAAGCCAAGTTACCATGCTCCTGAACCAAATTATGATGTCAAGCCTTCCTATTCCTCCCCTAAGGTCTCTTATGTTGAACCAAAACCCGTCTATGTTGAGCAAGTGAAAACTGTAACCGTCCACGCCCAGCCCACAGTAGTTGAACAACATCATCATACTCACACCCACGTCTACAATGATAAAACAGTTCCTGCTAACGTCTACAAGAGCGATCCCAATGGGTTACTCCAAAGCGTGCACGACAGTATAAATCAATTTGATGAATATTCAGTTCAACGTCAGGACATTAGCGACAGCTTCTCTCTTGGTGAGAGTCAAAACGTTCTCCATGTTGCACAACCATCTGTTAACCAAGTGGCTGTAAAGCAGCAAGTTCCATCAGTGAATCAAGTTGTTGTCAAGCAGCAGATACCAACTTCATTCCCATCTATATCACCAGCAGTACCAACAGTTATCCCAGCTACTTTAGTTGGTGGCACTAACTTCCAGCCTGGAAAGATTGAAACTGGAGGCTTCAGGCCAATGCCACAAGAACTGCAGACCCTCTTCCGCCAACAGCTACCTGCCTATAGAGAGGACTGCCAGTGTGTGCCAGTTAACTTCTGTTCTGCTCAAGATGTGGTACCCAGAAATGCTCCTGGAGACATCAGAAATATGATTGATGCCCGTACACGAGGTACTAATATACTTTCAAATGCAACCGATATTGAGAACGATGGTGCAGTCAATGTCACAGGTAGCCTAGGTTTCAATGAGATCAAACCTCAGAGCTCAGTTCGTCGTGGAAAAgctctttctggttttgataaaactcatcagaagCTGAAGATGAAACTGAAGTCTTTACTGAAGAAGCAACAACAGATGCAACTGAAA ACAACTGAATATTTGTATGACTATGAGGAGGACGTAACTGAAGCTGTGACTGAAGCAGCTACTGAAGTTCCTGAAATACTGGATGAGAAATCTCGTTCTCGAAGGGATGTGAATGCTACAGCACTCGACGAAGAAGAACAacaggaagatgaggaagaagactCTCCTGCTATCTACAGTGACCGCCAAGGG CGACAGCTTCATGGATTCACCCCTAATGGTGCTGGATGTGGTGCTAACCACGTCTGTTGCAGAAGACCTGTATACAGAGCTCGTCAGGTCCCACAGTACACTTGTGGCCAGAGAAGTGCCTCTGGTCTTCTCGGCCGTGTGAAGACAGCACATTTCGTTCAGGGAGACACCGAGTTCGGAGAATACCCCTGGCAAGGAGCTGTGCTCAAGAGGGAAAATGCAGACAACCTCTATGTGTGCGGAGCAACGCTCATTGATGACCGACATGTTTTGACAGCTGCTCATTGTGTTGATGG ACTGCACCCATCGATCCTCAACATTCGCTTAGGCGAATGGGACGTCAGTGGACAAACAGAATTCTACAAACATGTAGAAATGAGGGCGTCTGGCGTTTACATTCACCCAGATTTCTATGCCGGAAATCTCAACAATGATATCGCAGTCATTAGGATGGAACATCCCGTAGACTTTTCTACCAA TCCTCACATCACACCAGTCTGTCTCCCCGAAAAATTCGCCGAGTTCACTTACCAGCGATGCCACGCGACCGGATGGGGCAAAGATGCCTTCGGCAGCGATGGCAAATTCAGCCAGGTCCTGAAGGAAATCGAGGTTCCAATCATAGATGACCAACAGTGCCAACAGATGCTCCGGAACACGCGGCTCGGCGCTGCCTTCACGTTGCACGAAGGGAACTTCTGCGCTGGAGGAGAGAACGGAAAAGATACTTGCAAG GGTGACGGCGGTGGCCCATTAGTCTGCTCAACTACAGGTGGTATGCAACTAGCTGGTTTGGTTTCCTGGGGCATCGGGTGCGGAAGCCCAGGAGTGCCCGGGGTGTACGTCAAAGTATCTAACTACGTCGACTGGATCAAAAGCATTACTAAGTTTTAA